From a region of the Arachis ipaensis cultivar K30076 chromosome B09, Araip1.1, whole genome shotgun sequence genome:
- the LOC107615326 gene encoding uncharacterized protein LOC107615326 yields MKVSLFPNWVCDKLSSMMRQFLWKGQVDGRGLSLINWRTVVTPKKFGGLGVRDPACVNIFLLGKLVWQLFHCQDKPWVTLLRAKYLRNVGVLDGPIPCNASHVWKSISKAFGALKDAFSWCVGDVWKDGQWNLHDIFSIIPEDVKQRLNAYNPDLNVGESSEFYLGRGLALSSTCHRGQNGSESILHCLRECPSAKEVWNLLGLYSNNSDLHDWLYRGTRSEDTFLFFSTIWWIWRSRNHDLFNIDDSWSARKCYFAPFGYAGFGCIIRNPDGCWLKGCTGKVEVCSVLFAELYVI; encoded by the exons ATGAAGGTATCTCTTTTTCCAAATTGGGTTTGCGATAAATTGTCTTCTATGATGAGACAGTTCCTTTGGAAGGGTCAAGTTGATGGTAGAGGTCTTTCTCTTATTAATTGGAGGACCGTGGTCACTCCAAAGAAATTTGGTGGCCTGGGTGTTAGAGATCCTGCGTGTGTTAATATATTTTTACTTGGTAAATTGGTTTGGCAACTTTTTCATTGTCAGGACAAGCCTTGGGTTACTCTATTGAGGGCGAAGTATCTGAGGAATGTGGGAGTTTTAGATGGCCCTATCCCTTGCAACGCTTCTCATGTTTGGAAGAGTATCTCAAAGGCTTTTGGTGCTCTTAAGGATGCCTTCTCTTGGTGCGTTGG AGACGTTTGGAAAGATGGTCAATGGAATCTCCATGATATTTTCTCTATCATTCCAGAAGATGTTAAACAGCGTTTGAATGCTTATAATCCGGATTTGAATGTTGGAGAGAGTTCGG AGTTTTATTTGGGTCGTGGCTTAGCTTTATCTAGCACCTGTCATCGGGGTCAGAATGGTTCTGAATCCATTCTTCATTGTCTTCGGGAGTGCCCTAGTGCCAAGGAGGTCTGGAACCTTTTAGGCCTGTATTCAAATAACTCGGATTTACATGATTGGCTCTACAGAGGTACAAGGAGTGAAGATacgtttcttttcttttcgaccaTCTGGTGGATTTGGAGAAGCAGGAATCATGACTTATTTAATATAGATGATTCTTGGAGTGCTAGAAAGTG TTATTTTGCTCCATTTGGCTATGCTGGTTTTGGTTGTATCATTCGCAATCCTGATGGATGTTGGTTGAAAGGTTGCACTGGAAAAGTCGAAGTGTGCAGTGTTCTATTTGCTGAATTGTATGTAATTTAG